A genomic window from Solanum dulcamara chromosome 11, daSolDulc1.2, whole genome shotgun sequence includes:
- the LOC129872789 gene encoding peptide deformylase 1B, chloroplastic produces the protein MEEEKKKDLKFECNKTRTKGVIFASLEVKLSVFVVWQLAMAAAIWASSSSFARSLQPLVSWSLSISPINYTLHRYKSASCLFFSASSNKPPKLAVYAQARRVLSSKTKGDEVATAADLSLEVPLKIVEYPDPILRAKNKKIEKFDANLKKLVDEMFNIMYKTDGIGLSAPQVGMNVQLMVFNAAGERGEGDEIVLVNPRVSRYSRRIIPYEEGCLSFPMIYGVVERPDSVKVDAQDINGARFEISLSALPARVFQHEFDHLKGVLFFDKMTDEVLDTIRENLVALEKKYEDRTGLPTPESINTRKIKKAAVGFGKS, from the exons aaaaaaaaagatctaAAATTCGAGTGTAACAAAACACGGACAAAAGGAGTAATATTTGCATCTTTAGAGGTGAAATTGTCCGTTTTTGTTGTGTGGCAATTGGCAATGGCTGCCGCAATTTGGGCATCTTCCTCTTCGTTCGCTCGCTCTCTCCAGCCTCTCGTCAGTTGGAGCTTATCTATCTCCCCCATTAACTACACTCTTCATCGATATAAATCAGCTAGTTGTTTGTTTTTCTCCGCAAGCAGTAATAAACCTCCAAAATTGGCTGTTTACGCTCAAGCTAGGCGAGTTTTATCTTCCAAAACCAAAGGAGACGAAGTCGCCACTG CTGCTGATTTGAGCCTCGAGGTGCCATTGAAAATTGTAGAATATCCAGACCCGATTCTGAGAGCAAAGAATAAGAAGATTGAAAAATTTGACGCTAATTTGAAGAAGTTAGTTGATGAAATGTTCAATATTATGTACAA AACTGATGGCATTGGGCTGTCTGCACCACAAGTTGGAATGAATGTTCAACTAATGGTATTTAATGCAGCTGGTGAACGTGGAGAGGGGGATGAGATTGTTCTCGTCAATCCACGAGTTAGTAGATATTCCAGGAGGATTATACCTTACGAAGAAGGTTGCTTATCTTTTCCAATGATATATGGTGTTGTTGAG AGACCAGACTCAGTTAAGGTTGACGCACAGGACATTAATGGTGCAAGGTTTGAGATAAGCTTGTCTGCGCTTCCAGCCCGGGTCTTCCAACATGAATTTGATCACCTAAAg GGAGTTCTTTTCTTTGACAAAATGACTGACGAAGTCCTGGACACCATCCGTGAAAATTTAGTG GCGCTAGAAAAGAAATATGAAGATAGGACTGGGTTGCCAACCCCTGAAAGCATAAATACACGAAAAATAAAGAAGGCTGCTGTTGGATTTGGCAAATCATGA